One genomic segment of Bradyrhizobium prioriisuperbiae includes these proteins:
- a CDS encoding biotin-dependent carboxyltransferase family protein has translation MAIRVLHPGLSTTVQDLGRPGYFHLGIPIGGAMDRLSLRAANLLVGNDEGAACLEAVFIGPQLAFDIDALIAVTGADMPIKIDGDQQPSWTALEVKAGQVLSFGYLQAGARICIAVAGGIDVPVALGSRSTYAIGSLGGFKGRPLAAGDDLPLGTTTRGKAGRSVPVALRRRLANPAELRVLPGLYWHRLVKESHRYFFDDQWKVAPEADRMGYRFRGGRPLEFVEREQPFGAGSDPSNIVDSCYPYGSIQVPGGKEPIILHRDAVSGGGYFMVGTVVSADMDLIGQLQPNTPTRFVQVGMDQALAARRDRRRFMQDIRDSLG, from the coding sequence ATGGCCATTAGGGTTCTCCATCCCGGCCTGTCGACCACCGTGCAGGATCTCGGACGCCCCGGATATTTCCACCTCGGTATTCCGATCGGCGGAGCGATGGATCGGTTGTCGCTCCGCGCGGCCAATCTCCTGGTTGGCAACGACGAGGGTGCCGCCTGCCTCGAAGCGGTGTTCATCGGACCGCAGCTTGCGTTCGATATCGACGCGCTGATCGCGGTCACCGGCGCGGACATGCCGATCAAGATCGACGGTGACCAGCAGCCGAGCTGGACGGCGCTCGAGGTGAAGGCAGGACAGGTGCTGAGCTTCGGCTATCTGCAGGCGGGTGCGCGCATTTGCATCGCCGTTGCCGGCGGCATCGACGTGCCCGTCGCGCTTGGCAGTCGCTCCACCTATGCGATCGGCAGTCTCGGCGGCTTCAAGGGACGGCCGCTCGCCGCGGGCGACGACCTGCCGCTCGGAACGACGACGCGCGGGAAGGCGGGCCGCAGCGTACCGGTGGCGTTGCGCCGGCGCCTGGCGAACCCCGCGGAGCTGCGCGTTCTGCCTGGGCTCTACTGGCACCGTCTCGTCAAAGAATCGCATCGCTACTTCTTCGACGATCAGTGGAAAGTCGCCCCCGAGGCGGACCGGATGGGGTACCGCTTCCGCGGTGGTCGGCCGCTCGAATTCGTGGAACGCGAGCAACCGTTCGGTGCCGGATCAGACCCATCCAACATCGTCGACAGCTGTTATCCCTACGGTTCGATCCAGGTGCCCGGCGGGAAGGAGCCGATCATCCTGCATCGCGATGCGGTGTCCGGAGGCGGCTACTTCATGGTTGGCACGGTCGTCTCGGCCGATATGGATCTCATCGGCCAGCTCCAGCCCAACACGCCGACGCGTTTCGTGCAGGTCGGCATGGATCAGGCGCTCGCGGCGCGGCGCGACCGCCGGCGGTTCATGCAAGACATCCGCGACAGTCTGGGCTGA
- a CDS encoding 5-oxoprolinase subunit PxpA: protein MSVTAVDINCDMGEGFGQWQLSGTDDGKIMELISSANIAAGFHAGDPTLMDATVRLATQCGVGIGVHPGYRDLQGFGRRRIDSNGDEIINDIVYQIGALREFARRYGAHLQHVKPHGALYMELAANEALSRSFVRLMQTVAPNAFVFCMDISETYRVAMEAGQPTIREFYADRDYQRSGSIVFTRHANKLDPRAVADRVLRACETNMVRTIEGEEIRVAFESICFHSDTPGSLEIAGALRETLISNGIRIAPVSEIVTRKSHLE, encoded by the coding sequence GTGTCAGTCACCGCCGTGGACATCAATTGCGACATGGGCGAAGGCTTCGGTCAGTGGCAGCTCAGTGGTACCGACGACGGCAAGATCATGGAACTGATCAGCTCCGCGAACATCGCGGCGGGCTTCCACGCCGGTGATCCCACCTTGATGGACGCCACCGTGCGCCTGGCCACCCAATGCGGCGTCGGCATCGGGGTGCACCCCGGATATCGCGATCTCCAGGGCTTTGGACGTCGCAGGATCGACAGCAATGGCGACGAGATCATCAATGACATCGTCTACCAGATCGGCGCGTTGCGCGAATTTGCCCGACGCTACGGTGCCCATCTGCAGCACGTCAAGCCGCATGGCGCCCTCTATATGGAGCTTGCGGCGAACGAGGCGCTCTCCAGGTCGTTCGTCCGGCTGATGCAGACCGTGGCGCCGAATGCGTTTGTGTTCTGCATGGACATCTCGGAAACCTACCGCGTCGCGATGGAAGCAGGCCAGCCGACGATCCGTGAATTCTATGCCGATCGCGATTATCAGCGCTCCGGATCGATTGTGTTCACGCGCCACGCCAACAAACTCGACCCGCGCGCGGTCGCGGACAGGGTGCTGCGCGCGTGCGAGACGAACATGGTCCGCACCATCGAAGGCGAGGAGATCCGGGTCGCGTTCGAGTCCATCTGCTTCCACTCGGATACCCCGGGCTCGCTCGAAATCGCCGGCGCCCTGCGCGAGACGCTGATCTCGAACGGCATCCGTATCGCGCCTGTCTCGGAGATAGTCACGCGAAAATCCCATCTCGAATAG
- a CDS encoding ABC transporter permease, which produces MPPRRRRFPTAYWLIAPGVVWMTLFLVIPILMIVYVSFWTQSTFKIEPVLTTRSWEAFFGSDTYVGALWTTIRIWLIVLCTTLVVGYPTALFVGLFVRNKTLSTALLVLCVIPFWTSFLIRVLAWRPMLGKEGAINIILQALHITSAPIDALLFTELSVIIGMTQIYCVFMVGPIAFMLGRIDPNVIEAARDLGAGFFRIFRTIILPLSMPGVIVGAIFVSVMVLGEFATASALSGRKVNMLGNIIVTQVGSLKWAFAAVVGVVLTVLMGIVVAAFLRVVDLKREL; this is translated from the coding sequence ATGCCGCCGCGGCGCCGCCGGTTTCCGACCGCGTACTGGTTGATCGCGCCGGGCGTGGTGTGGATGACGCTATTCCTCGTGATCCCCATCCTGATGATCGTCTATGTGTCGTTCTGGACGCAAAGCACCTTCAAGATCGAGCCGGTGTTGACGACTCGCAGCTGGGAGGCGTTCTTCGGCAGCGACACCTATGTCGGCGCGCTCTGGACCACGATCCGCATCTGGCTGATCGTGCTGTGCACGACGCTGGTGGTGGGGTATCCGACCGCGCTGTTCGTCGGTCTTTTCGTCAGGAACAAGACGCTGTCGACGGCTCTTCTGGTTCTCTGCGTCATTCCGTTCTGGACCTCGTTCCTGATCCGCGTTCTTGCCTGGCGGCCGATGCTCGGCAAGGAGGGCGCAATCAACATCATTCTGCAGGCGCTCCACATTACCTCTGCGCCGATCGACGCGCTGCTTTTCACCGAGCTGTCGGTAATCATCGGGATGACGCAGATCTATTGCGTCTTCATGGTCGGGCCGATCGCCTTCATGCTCGGCCGCATCGATCCCAATGTGATCGAGGCGGCACGCGATCTCGGTGCCGGCTTCTTTCGGATCTTCCGCACCATCATTCTGCCTCTCAGCATGCCCGGCGTCATCGTCGGCGCGATCTTCGTCTCCGTCATGGTGCTTGGCGAATTCGCCACCGCCTCGGCGCTGTCCGGCCGCAAGGTGAATATGCTCGGCAATATCATCGTCACCCAGGTCGGTTCGCTCAAATGGGCCTTCGCCGCGGTGGTCGGCGTGGTGCTGACCGTTCTGATGGGGATCGTCGTTGCGGCCTTCCTGCGCGTCGTCGATCTCAAGCGGGAGCTCTGA
- a CDS encoding allophanate hydrolase subunit 1 codes for MQNRYSFGGDEHLFVECDEAMSLEAFFKSLSMTNAVRNSRIKGVTEICPANASFQIKFDPDVIAPADMLREVKAIESAADKTEPVIRTRIIEIPVFYRDPWTHETLMRFRERHQDPTGSDLEYAARVNGLDGVDAFVAAHSGSPWFVSMVGFVAGLPFMYQMVDRARQLEVPKYLRPRTDTPKHTIGHGGCFSCIYSVRGAGGYQMFGITPMPIFDPEQKTSYLRDFMVFFRPGDIVKFKPIGRDDYDAALEAVAAGRFEPAIRDVTFDLRAFQQDMNSYNAKLQEALHGH; via the coding sequence ATGCAGAACCGGTATTCCTTCGGCGGGGACGAGCATCTCTTCGTCGAATGCGACGAAGCCATGTCGCTCGAGGCCTTCTTCAAAAGCCTGTCCATGACCAATGCGGTGCGCAATAGCCGCATCAAGGGTGTTACGGAAATCTGTCCTGCCAACGCGTCGTTCCAGATCAAGTTCGATCCCGACGTCATTGCGCCCGCCGACATGCTGCGGGAGGTCAAGGCGATCGAGAGCGCGGCCGACAAGACCGAACCGGTCATCAGGACGCGCATCATCGAGATTCCTGTGTTCTATCGCGATCCCTGGACCCACGAAACCTTGATGCGTTTTCGCGAGCGCCACCAGGATCCGACGGGCAGCGATCTTGAATATGCCGCGCGAGTGAACGGTCTCGACGGCGTCGACGCTTTCGTTGCTGCTCACAGCGGTTCACCATGGTTCGTATCGATGGTCGGCTTCGTGGCCGGACTGCCGTTCATGTATCAGATGGTCGACCGCGCGCGTCAGCTCGAGGTGCCGAAATATCTGCGGCCGCGCACCGATACGCCGAAGCACACCATCGGTCATGGCGGTTGCTTTTCCTGCATCTATTCGGTGCGCGGCGCCGGCGGCTACCAGATGTTCGGCATCACGCCGATGCCGATTTTCGATCCCGAGCAGAAGACCAGCTACCTCCGCGACTTCATGGTGTTCTTCCGCCCCGGCGACATCGTCAAGTTCAAGCCGATTGGCCGCGACGACTACGATGCAGCCCTTGAGGCGGTGGCCGCCGGCCGCTTCGAGCCGGCGATCCGCGATGTGACGTTCGATTTGCGGGCCTTCCAGCAGGACATGAACAGCTACAACGCCAAGCTGCAGGAGGCGCTCCATGGCCATTAG
- a CDS encoding ABC transporter ATP-binding protein — translation MSVSVGNGVLQIVGLTKRYGDVVALDNVSLAVPQDCYVALLGASGSGKTALLRLIAGFEQPDAGAIAFSGRPMIGVPAFDRGIGFVFQNFALFPHLSVYENIAFGLKNRNKGESLGKSELRDRVEAMIGLVGLSGLATRGVREISGGQRQRVALARTLVTEPRLVLLDEPFGALDANLRMRMRGELRRIRSRLGVTFLHVTGSETEALAMGDRVVVLDRGRVAQYDAPDDVFNRPTSPSVAKSLNCYNLFPGRIEAEVFATGDHRFKIASTINSSSEAAYAIRQGMISIRDCDVIPEPDEESVSGRYLASEYTGSALMYFFELPGGSIVEVENHLSHRAMQDLTINEKYTLTWKASHALVFG, via the coding sequence GTGAGTGTGTCAGTGGGCAACGGGGTGCTGCAGATCGTCGGACTGACCAAGCGCTACGGCGACGTGGTGGCGCTGGATAATGTCAGTCTCGCCGTGCCGCAGGATTGCTACGTGGCCCTGCTGGGCGCGAGCGGTTCGGGCAAGACCGCGCTGTTGCGTCTCATCGCTGGGTTCGAGCAGCCCGACGCGGGGGCGATTGCATTTTCCGGCCGGCCGATGATCGGCGTGCCGGCCTTCGATCGCGGGATCGGCTTCGTCTTCCAGAATTTCGCGCTTTTCCCGCATCTGTCGGTCTACGAGAACATCGCCTTCGGTCTGAAAAACCGGAACAAGGGCGAGTCACTGGGCAAGAGTGAGTTGCGCGATCGTGTCGAGGCGATGATCGGGCTTGTCGGTCTCTCGGGCCTCGCGACGCGCGGCGTCCGGGAGATTTCCGGTGGCCAGCGGCAGCGCGTGGCGCTCGCCCGCACGCTGGTGACGGAGCCTCGGCTGGTCCTGCTCGACGAGCCGTTCGGCGCATTGGACGCCAATCTGCGCATGCGGATGCGCGGCGAACTGCGCCGCATTCGCAGCCGTCTTGGCGTCACCTTCCTGCATGTCACCGGAAGCGAGACTGAGGCGCTGGCGATGGGCGATCGCGTCGTCGTGCTCGATCGCGGTCGCGTAGCCCAATATGACGCTCCTGACGATGTGTTCAATCGCCCGACCTCGCCAAGCGTCGCCAAGTCGCTGAACTGCTACAACCTCTTCCCGGGCAGGATCGAAGCCGAGGTCTTCGCCACCGGCGATCACCGATTCAAAATCGCCTCGACGATCAACAGCAGTTCCGAGGCCGCCTACGCCATACGTCAGGGCATGATTTCGATCCGGGACTGCGATGTGATTCCGGAGCCGGACGAGGAGAGCGTCAGCGGCCGCTATCTCGCCAGCGAATATACCGGGTCGGCGCTGATGTATTTCTTCGAGCTGCCGGGCGGATCGATTGTTGAGGTGGAAAACCACCTCAGCCATCGTGCCATGCAGGATCTGACCATCAACGAGAAGTACACGCTAACCTGGAAAGCGAGCCATGCACTGGTTTTCGGCTGA
- a CDS encoding acetyl-CoA carboxylase biotin carboxylase subunit translates to MNIRSVLVANRGEIAVRIIRAAKALGLRTVQIHSQADADSLAVRLADEAIDIGPPAAKKSYLNIEAVLAAATSAKVDAVHPGYGFLSENAAFAEAVTAAGMTFVGPDAAAIRLLGDKVAARQAAARAGVPTVPGSEGRVSDIAEATAIAARIGFPVMIKAAAGGGGRGIRIIESVAEFERQFPQASAEAAAAFGDGSLYIEKVIAEARHIEVQILGDGESFIHCFERECSLQRRRQKVWEEAPAIRLPEDVRARLCASAVALVRSVCYRGAGTVEYLYDEASGDFYFIEVNTRIQVEHPVTEMITGLDLVQEMLRIAGGEPLSIRQHDVRVNGHAIECRINAEDPLKNFMPWPGRIDALTVPEGEGIRFDTMLYAGYTVPPFYDSLLGKLIVHDIDRRACLMKLRRALDELLVTGIPTTLPLHAALAVDPDVAYGRVDTRFLERWLENRFTAPAGAKEVA, encoded by the coding sequence ATGAACATCCGCTCGGTCCTTGTGGCCAATCGCGGCGAGATCGCCGTGCGGATTATCCGCGCGGCGAAAGCCCTGGGGCTTCGAACCGTGCAGATCCACAGCCAGGCCGACGCCGATTCGCTTGCGGTCCGGCTCGCTGACGAGGCGATTGACATCGGGCCGCCAGCGGCAAAGAAATCCTACCTTAATATCGAGGCTGTGCTTGCGGCTGCAACGTCTGCCAAGGTCGATGCGGTGCATCCCGGCTACGGCTTTCTGTCGGAGAACGCCGCGTTCGCGGAGGCGGTAACGGCGGCGGGCATGACGTTTGTCGGCCCGGACGCCGCTGCGATCCGGTTGCTGGGCGACAAGGTCGCCGCGCGCCAGGCGGCGGCCAGGGCCGGCGTGCCGACGGTGCCTGGGAGCGAAGGCCGCGTCTCCGACATCGCGGAAGCGACGGCGATTGCGGCCCGCATCGGCTTTCCCGTCATGATCAAGGCCGCGGCCGGCGGCGGCGGTCGTGGCATCCGAATTATCGAAAGCGTTGCCGAATTCGAACGCCAGTTTCCGCAAGCTTCGGCCGAGGCGGCCGCCGCCTTCGGTGACGGCAGCCTCTATATTGAGAAGGTCATCGCTGAGGCGCGCCATATCGAGGTGCAGATCCTCGGCGACGGCGAGAGCTTCATTCATTGTTTCGAGCGCGAATGCTCGCTGCAGCGGCGGCGGCAGAAGGTGTGGGAGGAAGCCCCCGCGATCCGATTGCCGGAGGATGTTCGCGCGCGGCTGTGCGCGAGCGCGGTGGCGCTGGTGCGGTCCGTCTGCTATCGCGGCGCCGGCACGGTGGAATATCTCTACGATGAGGCCAGCGGCGATTTTTACTTCATCGAGGTCAACACGCGTATCCAGGTCGAGCATCCGGTCACGGAGATGATCACGGGGCTTGATCTGGTTCAGGAAATGCTGCGGATCGCTGGCGGCGAGCCGCTGTCGATCCGACAGCACGACGTGCGCGTGAATGGACACGCGATCGAATGCCGCATCAATGCGGAAGATCCGCTGAAGAATTTCATGCCCTGGCCCGGCCGCATCGACGCGTTGACCGTTCCGGAAGGTGAGGGCATCCGCTTCGATACCATGCTCTACGCGGGATACACCGTGCCGCCCTTCTACGATTCGCTGCTCGGCAAGCTCATCGTCCACGATATCGACCGGCGCGCGTGCCTGATGAAGCTGCGCCGGGCGCTGGACGAATTGCTGGTCACCGGCATCCCGACGACGCTGCCGCTGCATGCGGCGCTCGCCGTCGATCCGGATGTCGCCTATGGCCGGGTCGACACCCGCTTCCTGGAACGCTGGCTGGAAAACAGGTTCACGGCGCCGGCCGGCGCGAAGGAGGTCGCGTGA
- a CDS encoding GntR family transcriptional regulator, whose amino-acid sequence MVEQVLRANILGGRIPRGLVLLEGPIASLMQTSRAPVQTALLRLEAEGLVRRFDGRGFMVARPGEAVEPTRRDLREIGLHIPKMIDDALQSRASWERIYETVETDVAACLVFGRYRLIEAELAEHFSVSRTVVRDVLGRLEERGLVKKNQSSHWIAEPLTAQSIREHFALRRILEPQALVSAAPLLEHAHLAGVFARFRQAEAAFDGRGEDAAMRDLEAFETLLIDTCVLATPNDRLREQIRHNLLPVLAAERVLRQLGLPDDRAAITEHRLIVELLLLAAVPAAAAMLEAHLAAAERRSIAQIKIVAVLPEPRSIAPYLTQLE is encoded by the coding sequence ATGGTCGAGCAAGTGCTGCGCGCGAACATCCTCGGCGGCCGTATTCCACGCGGCCTCGTCCTGCTCGAGGGGCCGATCGCGTCGCTGATGCAGACAAGCCGCGCCCCCGTGCAGACGGCGCTGCTGCGTCTTGAGGCGGAGGGGTTGGTGCGACGCTTCGACGGCCGCGGCTTCATGGTGGCGCGGCCGGGCGAGGCGGTAGAGCCGACGCGACGCGATCTGCGCGAAATCGGGCTGCACATTCCCAAGATGATCGACGACGCCCTGCAGAGCCGGGCTTCCTGGGAACGCATCTATGAAACGGTCGAGACCGACGTCGCGGCCTGTCTGGTGTTCGGGCGCTACCGGCTGATCGAGGCAGAACTCGCCGAGCATTTCAGCGTGAGCCGCACGGTGGTGCGCGACGTGCTGGGCCGGCTGGAAGAGCGTGGCCTGGTCAAGAAGAACCAGAGCTCGCACTGGATCGCCGAGCCGCTGACCGCGCAATCCATCCGCGAGCATTTCGCCCTGCGCCGGATCCTCGAGCCTCAAGCCCTGGTGAGCGCCGCGCCGTTGCTCGAGCATGCGCATCTCGCCGGCGTGTTCGCGCGCTTCCGCCAGGCCGAGGCGGCGTTCGACGGCCGCGGCGAAGACGCAGCGATGCGCGATCTCGAAGCCTTCGAAACCCTGTTGATCGACACCTGCGTGCTCGCCACGCCCAACGATCGATTGCGCGAGCAGATCCGCCACAATCTCCTGCCCGTGCTGGCGGCGGAGCGCGTGCTTCGCCAGCTCGGCCTGCCCGACGACCGCGCGGCGATCACCGAGCATCGACTGATCGTGGAGCTGCTGCTGCTCGCTGCGGTGCCGGCGGCGGCGGCCATGCTGGAGGCGCATCTGGCGGCGGCCGAACGCCGCAGCATCGCCCAAATCAAGATCGTCGCCGTGCTTCCCGAACCGCGATCGATCGCCCCCTATCTGACACAGCTCGAATGA
- a CDS encoding acetyl-CoA carboxylase: MTKADIRSPLPGVFYRRPSPDSAPFKSDGDPVVTDDVIGIIEVMKSFHEVRAEVAGTAIRFVIDDADAVMAGQTIAEVQQ, encoded by the coding sequence ATGACCAAGGCCGATATCAGATCGCCGCTGCCCGGCGTGTTTTACCGGCGGCCGTCGCCAGACAGCGCACCGTTCAAGAGCGACGGAGACCCGGTCGTCACGGATGACGTGATCGGCATCATCGAGGTGATGAAGTCGTTCCACGAAGTGCGGGCGGAGGTCGCCGGCACGGCGATCCGCTTTGTCATCGACGATGCCGACGCGGTGATGGCAGGGCAGACCATCGCCGAGGTCCAGCAATGA
- a CDS encoding LysR family transcriptional regulator yields MSISFRQIRYFVATAEQGQITQAAIALAVSQSAITTAIKDLEATVGVDLFVRSPQGMELTEAGRQFMFHAYDILNKVQEVTTLTIPTDSVEGSLTVAATYTVIGYFLPNHLEKLKRHFPKLDIQLIELNREAIEEGLLTNRYDMAVLLTSNVLNPDLSTETLLSSKRRLWVASKHPLLQHESVGLKEVSAEPYIMLTVDEAAHTALKYWSKTPDQPRVTLRTSSVEAVRSMVANGQGVAILSDMVLRPWSLEGRRIATIVLRDLVPAMDVGLAWKRNAKFTPPMEVFRSYFRQAFYLPTER; encoded by the coding sequence GTGTCGATCAGCTTCCGGCAAATCCGTTATTTCGTCGCAACCGCCGAGCAGGGCCAAATCACCCAGGCGGCAATCGCGCTTGCCGTTTCGCAGTCGGCCATCACGACCGCGATCAAGGACCTGGAGGCCACGGTGGGTGTCGACCTGTTCGTCCGCTCCCCACAGGGCATGGAGCTGACGGAAGCGGGCCGTCAGTTCATGTTTCACGCCTACGACATCCTCAACAAGGTGCAGGAGGTAACGACACTCACGATCCCGACCGACAGCGTTGAGGGAAGCCTGACCGTCGCGGCGACCTATACCGTGATCGGCTATTTTCTTCCCAACCACCTCGAAAAGCTGAAACGGCATTTTCCGAAGCTCGACATCCAGCTTATCGAACTCAACCGAGAGGCGATCGAGGAAGGTCTGTTGACCAACCGATACGACATGGCCGTATTGCTGACGTCCAACGTGCTGAATCCGGATTTGTCGACGGAAACGCTGCTCAGCTCCAAGCGAAGGCTGTGGGTCGCCTCCAAGCACCCTCTGCTTCAGCACGAGTCGGTCGGCCTGAAGGAGGTTTCGGCAGAACCTTACATCATGCTGACGGTGGATGAGGCCGCGCACACCGCTCTCAAGTACTGGAGCAAGACACCGGATCAGCCACGCGTGACGCTGCGCACCTCCTCCGTCGAGGCTGTACGATCGATGGTCGCGAATGGACAGGGCGTCGCGATTCTCTCGGACATGGTGCTGCGCCCGTGGTCACTGGAAGGACGGCGCATCGCAACAATCGTGCTGCGCGATCTCGTTCCCGCTATGGACGTCGGCCTCGCATGGAAACGCAACGCCAAGTTCACCCCCCCGATGGAAGTGTTCCGTTCCTATTTCCGGCAGGCCTTTTATTTGCCCACAGAGCGCTAG